From the Papaver somniferum cultivar HN1 chromosome 2, ASM357369v1, whole genome shotgun sequence genome, the window TACTTGGAGGGTAACTAGCAATACAATCTTCCCAAACATTTGCATCATCCAAATCTCTTAAGACCTCCCAATGACAACTATTGCACTTAAAACCAGAACCAAAACTTATCATCAAAATCCTGTCACCCTTTTTAAGTCTCTTTTTTGCTTCCATATACGCTAACACATACCAAAGACAACTAGCCGATGTATTACCAAATCTATGCAGTGTCATTCTAGCCGGTTCTAAGTCGTACTCTGACAACCCCAAGCTCTTTCCAACTGCCTCGATAACTGCCTTTCCGCCGGGGTGAAGGCAAAAATGATCTACGCCAGTCTTAAAATTCACACTACTACTACTACCACTTTGCTTCGGTGAGCCATTTTTCATATATCGACGAAGATTTGATACTAGAACGTAACGGATTAATTCCCGTAATGGTAATATTTTAGGTCCTAATTCTGTCAGGTTTTTGATGAAAGCTCGAGTTGCAGCCTTGGGTAAATTCTTGCCGAGATGAATTCCTGGCCTTCCAAGTTCATCTTCTTGTTGCTGGCAGCATTCATAAGCTTCATCACTTGCACCCAAGTGAGTCCTAACTAGACATTTCAACTCAAACATAGCTTTATGTTTTAAACTTGGATTATTTGATAAAAGAATAGCACACCCACCTGATCTAAACAGACAGTTTGTAAGAATCATGGACTTGACGTTTCCTGAATACCAGTTCGGGCCGATGCATTCGGTTGTAACGACGATCGCCAACCTATTCTTACGAACTTTGAAGATGTTTCTGACAAGGTCGATAGATATCAAACTAGCACTGCACCCCATTCCTGACAAGTTAAACACTTGAACGTCTTCTCTCATTTTGTAACGGTTAATTATCCTTGCAGTTAAAGAAGGAGAAGTAACAAATATAGAGATATTAACGACAAGGATATCTATATCTTTCGGAGAAACATTCGATTTCGCGAAAAGCTTGTCGAGAGTATCGTAAAAGAATTCCTCTACTTCAATGAGACTATCTTTGATAGATGGAGTATTCTCACGACCTTCAATAATGTTTCTTGGTCCATAAGTTTCTTCACCAATGCCTGAACTAACTATGGCTTTTAAAAGGAATTTGTATTCTTCAAGACCCAAAGTCTTGTTTCTTCTTATGAGATCTCCGCATAACTCCGTATCTAGCTTTCTATCATCAGTTGGTTTGTAACATTCATACTCCAAGATATAACATGCTTCACCTCTCCATTTCTCAACCAACTTCTTCCACAgtaaaaacactaaagaaaaCACAAACGATAGTACTACAAATATCATTATTACATGATCTTCTTAGAGAGGAAGGGAGTTGTTTAATGTTTGCTTGATTCTAGTGATCTTAAGATGTAATGTATATATAACTAGATATCAACTTGTAGTAAATACCTAGAGGTAGTAGTATGTTTAATACTATCACCAACCTTTGGCTAACGTGGTTACACCAAGTGTACTACCTACTACAGTCGAGTCATTGTTGTGTTATTAATTTATTATACTACCTCTGTTTTTTAAAaagagttatttttatttttttattttagccagccaaattgaaaattaaaataaactgaaaaaaaattaaaatatcgtttatttatttttgtcgtTTTTGTGCGGTTTCAGATGGCTTTGCATTTTGGCCACCGAAATGGTACTATTAGCTAGGTAAGCTTCAAACAGCATAAAGAGTAGAAAATCAGATGGAAAACGGTAACATCTGGGTCTGCTACCCTGCGGCTGCACCAGGGGATTCACTGTAACTCGGTGAGTAGGAACTACTGAACTACATTTCGATATCAAGTAAAGCAGAATTTGATACAAAacccgagcaaaaaaaaaaaaagaatttgataTAAATATCTCAGGTGGTTGTCAGTTGCAACTAATTGTACGACTCTTAAATACTACATTTAGAAATGTCTTTCTCTTTATTAAACACGATTGACGTACACATATGAACTGTAGAATGCCGAATTTGCAGTACAAACTACTCCAACGTTATGAATCTAACAGCCGGCTGGTTTCAAGGAATTGTATTCCTTGGAATCCAATTCATAGGGAACGCGTTcaattccttgaaccgaacgggATAAATAATTTCTATGTAATTGGAAATTTTAATTTCTAGGAATCAAATTTCCTCTAAAATGATAGATTTCAATTGCATTGGTCCAATGATGCAATGAAATTGGATTCCGGGataaaaacaaagataattgaATTACCTCAACCGAGCATAAATTTTTTGGATTGGAATCTAATCCCAAGaattggattaccccataattTAATTCCTAAAATTCTAATTCTCCCAATCGAACGGGTCATAGAAGTATGATATCCAAGAGGAAAAATTAATGCACCAGCAGGGTCGGATGGATTTTCCGTAAGATCATCCTAAAAGAGGATTTTATCAATGTCTTCTTCCCAATAAGTTTGTGGGGACAACATTAGATGATGATTCATGGCTGGCAGGTGGATTCACAGAGCAAGTAAATTTCTTGTCGGCATAAGTTTCTGCGCAAGAACAATCAGTTTCAATTCCAATCAAGTGTAATGAAACTCGTCTGTGGTAAGAAACTTTTAAAGAAAGTACATTTTCATCTGTACCACAGCTAAGCCACTAATTTTACATGTACAAAAATTTCAGAAACAAAAAACACACTGGGCAATCCCGCAAGTATGTCAgttcaaacaatttttttttattcaaaaatttattttattgatGTTAAGAAGGAAGAACAACTGTCTCTCTGGAAATCCAGCCCCGAATGTCAGGTGGATAATTTTGAGAGTAATGGAAATCAGACCTCAACTATCTAGTCTTTTTCGCAATTTTATATGCTACTCCATTGGAAATTCTTTTAATAGATAAACATTTTCAATGCTAATC encodes:
- the LOC113348437 gene encoding 3-ketoacyl-CoA synthase 12-like — its product is MIFVVLSFVFSLVFLLWKKLVEKWRGEACYILEYECYKPTDDRKLDTELCGDLIRRNKTLGLEEYKFLLKAIVSSGIGEETYGPRNIIEGRENTPSIKDSLIEVEEFFYDTLDKLFAKSNVSPKDIDILVVNISIFVTSPSLTARIINRYKMREDVQVFNLSGMGCSASLISIDLVRNIFKVRKNRLAIVVTTECIGPNWYSGNVKSMILTNCLFRSGGCAILLSNNPSLKHKAMFELKCLVRTHLGASDEAYECCQQQEDELGRPGIHLGKNLPKAATRAFIKNLTELGPKILPLRELIRYVLVSNLRRYMKNGSPKQSGSSSSVNFKTGVDHFCLHPGGKAVIEAVGKSLGLSEYDLEPARMTLHRFGNTSASCLWYVLAYMEAKKRLKKGDRILMISFGSGFKCNSCHWEVLRDLDDANVWEDCIASYPPSNLTNPFMEKYSWVNEATSDEITGY